The region GCGTGACGGCAATACGGACATACGAGCGGAAGGACGCACCGCCCCCGAGTTCCAGTCGAGGTCGTGCGAAATCCCTGACGCCGTCGACACACGAAGACGTCCCATGCTTCCGCAGCCTGACGGCCAGTCAACACCCCGATCGGAAAAGGCGTAGCCCATGAAGACGCAGTCACTTTCGTTCGTGGCCGACACACTCGCCACGTCCGGCCCCGTCGACGCCAGAAGCGTCCTGCGCTGCTTCCAGCACCCTGACGGAAGCCCGGACACCCTCCGCTGTGCGCTACTGCTCGCCGGTGGGCGGACACACAGCGAGCACCTTCTCGGCGAGGCGCTGCTGGGGCGGGTCGACCACGAGGAGGCCGCCGGCGCCGTTGCCAGGAACGTGGTGAGTCAGATCCTCGGCTGGCGAACGCGGTTGACCGGAGCTGAGGTCGTGGCCGGCCTGCTCGCCGCGGCCGGCGTGGCCAGGATCTTCATCTACGCCGGCACCTCGGAACTTGCCCTCGGCGACGCCATCGACCGGGTCGACGGGCTTCAGCTCAGCAACGGCCGAGGTGACAAGGAGTCCGCATTCATGGCGGCCGGTGCCTCGCTGCTGGAGCCAAACCGGGGCGTGGCCGTGCTGCACGGAGCCCGTGGCCTGACCAACGCCATGGGCGCCGTGGCCGACGCTCGGCGCAGCGAGGTCGGCACCCTCTACATCGTCGGGCTGCCCTCCACCGGCTCGGCCCGCTTCCTTCCCCCGCACGGCGAATCGGGCCTGCTGGCCGGGTTGAGCGGTCTGGTCGACTGGCACTGGCAGGCCGGACCGGTCCCCGCCGATCCGGAGGGGTGCGGTCGGGAGGCACGGCACTTCGTCCACCAGTTCCGCCAGGCCCTCGCCTTCTCCGCCCGGGCACCGTACCGACCGGCGGTGTTCGGCATCCCGCAGGACGCCGCGGAGCAGCGATGGCTGCCCCTCGACGCACTGGTGTCCCCGGCCACGGCCGAGCCGCCGCCCACCGTCGATCGGTCCGACCTCAAGGATGCCGTCGAGGAGATGATGAGGGCCGACCTCAAGGATGCCGTCGAGGAGATGATGAGGGCCGAACGTCCGCTGTTCATCGTCGACGACTACGCCCTGCGCCACACCGGGATCCGACCCGCGCTCGACCAGATCAGCACGGACCTTGGAGCCCCCGTGCTCCAGGTACGGTACCGCCGCGGCCCGATGCTCTTCGAACGGCTCAGGCAGGACGAGGTGCGCAACTTCGTCGGCTGGCTCGATCCGTTCCACCCGGCCCACCGGGACCTGCTCGACCAGTGCGATCTGGTGGTGACGGTGGAGGACCGCAACATCTACGAGCGGGTCGTGGGCGCACTGCCCGAGTGCCGCAAGATCGCCGTCAACACCGACCCCGGCAAGGTGCTGAAGAACGAGTACCTGCAAGAAAAGGACCTGCTTGTGGTCGGCGACCCGGCCCGGGTGTTACGCGATGCGACAGAACTGTTCCAGGAGCGACGTGCCGCCACCCGCGCTCCGTGGTTCGGTCCGGATGCCCGAACTCCAGCTCCGGCCACCGTGGAGCCGGTATCGGCGAGTGTTCAACATGGACGACGGGCGGTGGTGCGGGCCCTGGCCGATGTCCTCGCCGGGTGGGAGCGGCCGGCGCTCGTCGACGACAGTCAGATGTTCGGCGGGCTGATCGCGGAGCACTACGACGATCTGCCGAGCGGGTTGCGGGTCTTCGGCGGGCACGGCGCCTTCGTCGGCAGCGGGCTGTCGTACGCGACAGGGCTGGCCATCGCCACCGACGGGGTCCGGGTGATGTGCACCCTCGGCGACCAGGCCTTCACGAACTCCTTCCAGGGTCTCGTCGCGGCGGTACAGGAACGAGCCCGGATCTTGTACATCGTATGTAACAACGGTGAGTCCGTGTCGCTGAAGAAGCAGGGAGTCGCGTCGTACGGTGATCTTTCGCGGACGTACCTGTCGAACGTGCAGGGCCTGCGCTACCACGCGGTCGCCCAGGCGATCGGCGTCCACACCGAAGAGGTCGCCGTTCCGATCGGTGGCCCAGCCGAGGAGGTCGACGCCGGCCTCCGGCGGCTCTCCGAGGCGCTGGGCAAGGCGGCGGCTGTTGACGGCCCCAGCCTGGTCGAGCTGGTGCTGCCGTCGGCACCCGAGGTGTGGGCGGGTATCTGGCTCACCCAGGGCTTCGAGCAAGCGCGGGCAGGCAACCGGGACCCGGACCCGGCACGGGCCCGATGACCACCGTCCGGCCGGTCGTCGGCACCTGGCGGCGATCACGCCTCTCCTCGCACCACGTTCCGTCCAGAAAGGAAACACCATGCTCGGTGTACGACCCTCGGATCCCGAGGTCCTAGCGACCGCCGTCGCCGACATCCTGGTTGTCGCGGCGGACCCGGAATGCGCCCGGTCCTGCCTGTTCCTCTGGGAAAAGGCCCGCCCATGGGTGGAAGCAGCCGTCGACAGGGTCAAGGCGAACAAGGACGAGGAGGTCCGGTCGCTCGGTGAGCGACTGCTGGACGCTCCGGCCGACCCGGCGCGCTACCACGCGTTCAAGCAGGCGCTCCTGGCCAGGAGCGAAGACCCCACGATGACGGAGGTCTTCGAGGCGGCCTGGGAGGCGGAGTGCGTCAACCGACTGGGTCACCACCTCGGCTCGCGCTACGTCGACGACGGCGCGCCGCAGGTAACCGCCGATGACCTGCGTAGTTTGTCACCGGTGGCCCCGCCGGCGAGCGGTCCGGAGGCGGACGTTCTCATCGTCATCCCGTTCCAGGATCGCGACACCGGCGAAGTTCGCCTGCGGAACCTGCTGGCCTGTCTGCTCACGCTGCGCGATCAGTCCTACCCTCGGGACCGCTACCGGGTCGTGGTGGTCGAGTCGGACGACGTGCCCCGATACCGGGACCTCATCGAGCCCCTCGTAGACGAGTACGTCTTCGCCCCGAAGTCGGGGATCTTCAACAAGTCCTGGGCGGTCAACGTGGGCGTGATGAACGCCGCGGGCCCGACCAAGGTGGTCTGCATCCTCGACGGCGACGTGCTGGCCGACCGCGAGTTCATCGCGCGCAACGCGGCCCGCTTCCAGAACCCGGGCACCGGGGGTCATCTGACCTACCGGAACATGTTCTGCCTCAGCGATGTCGCCACATCGATCGCGATCCGCCAGCGGCTGGTGCACGGCGCCGGGCAGGCCGACCCCGAGACGTTGCGTGGCTTCATGCTACGCCGCCCACCGGGCTGCTGCGTCTGGGCGCGGATCAGCACGTTCCGCCGGATCGGTGGGATGGACGAGCGCTATGAAGGGTGGGGCGGCGAGGACAACGACTTCGCCTACCGGATGGACATCAACAGCAGCTTCGACACCTATCAGGACTGGCTTCTGCACATGGCCCATCCGGCGGCGTCCGTCCTGACCGAGGACGGCGAGTTGCCCAACTCCGCCATTCCCGGGCTGAGCTGGCGTCCGACGGAGCCCATCGGACGCATCGACCGGTTCGTGGCCGCCGACCTCTCGGGCACGCCCAACTGATCGGTGCCGGCCACGGCTGATCGGTGCCGACCGCAGCTGTCGCAGGCCGACCGACCGTTCCGCGAGTGCCGACCGTTCCGCCGACCGTTCCGCGAGTGCCGACCGTTCCCGAGTGCCGAGCGTTCACCGAGGAGGTGTAGGAGTGACCAATCCTGGAGTTGCGAACGAACGACCGCGAGTCGTCGTCATCGGCGGTGGCCGCGGACTCACCGCGGCGGTGCGGGCGGCACGGATGTACGCGGGTCACGTCACCATGGTGGTGTCTACCGCCGACGACAGCGGATCGAGCGGGCGGCTGCGCGGTTCGATGGGGATCGCGGCCCCCGGCGACCTGCGGCGATGCCTGGTCGCGATGGCCGGGCGTGAGGACGATCCGGTCGGCCGAGCGTTCGAGTACCGCTTTGACGGTACCGACATCGACGGGCACGCGCTGGGCAACCTGCTGCTCGCCGGCCTGACCGCGGTCTGTGGCGACTTCCTCGGGGCCATCGAGGAGACCAGCCGGCTGCTCGGCATCGATCCGGCCGTCGCCCAGGCGTTGCCGTCCACGGTCGACCTGGTCGACCTGCACGCGACAACCGTCGACGGCACCGAGGTCGTCGGGCAGTACGCCGTATCGAAGACGGCGGGGATCGAGCGGGTGGCACTTTACCCGAAGGACGTCAGGGCACCGGAGAGTGCCGTCGCGGCGATCCTGGGGGCCGACCAGATCGTGCTGGGGCCCGGATCCCTTTACACCTCGGTCCTGGCGGCGGCGCTGGTGAAGGACATCCAGAGCGCCCTGGCCGCGACCACGGCCCGGATGGTCTACGTCTGCAATCTGGAGCCCGAAGACGCGGAAACTCGCGGCTACGACGTGGCCGAGCACGTAGCCGCACTGATCACGCACGGTGTCGAACCCGATGTCGTACTGGTCAACCGCGACTGCGTCCTGCCGATGGGAAACGTCACGATCGACGTCGTCGAGGCCGCTCTGGCGCGGCCCGACAGCGACGTCCACGACAGCGACAAGTTAGCCGCCGCACTGACCGTGCTGACGTAGTCAGCCGACAGCAAACGATGAACGGAGGTATGAGCGTTGGTTATGTTCACGCTGGCCTGCGCATTCCACAACACCGACCGGTTGCTCGAACGGACGCTGCCACTCGCGCTGCGCTCGCTCACCCAACCAACCCGCCACGAGTTCGAGGTCCTGCTGGTCGCCGACCGCTCCCCCGACGAGACGGTCGCCCGGTTGTTGCCGAGGCTGGCCGAGTTCGGCGTGGACGAGTTGCGGTTCCGCAGAACCAACCGGCTGTCCTATCCCGGACTCGGGTCGAACAACTTCCACGCCAACAACTTCACGACCACCAGACCGTATCTGGTCTCGTTCACCGACGACTCTTTCATCTGGAAGACCGACGAATCGTTCGACGTGTTGGACGCGATGGCTGGGATATTCGAACGGCACCCGGCGGTAACCCTCATCAACAAGGTCGACGACCACGATGAGTGGGACTCGCCGCTGATCGACCTCGGCCCCGAGATCGAGAGCGGCGTGCGCTCGGTCAACCGGGTGATCGATCAGCTCATCGCCTACGACACTGGCCGATTCGAGCCGGTCGCACGACAGTTCGGTGCCTGGGACCGGGAGACCTTCAGCGGCGACATGGGCATCCGCTACCACTGGGAACACCTCGCCAGCCACGTCGGGCGGACCGCCGGTCGCAAGATCGCCCGGCCGGAGACGTGGCCGCTCCGGGTTCGGCACTGTGACCTGCGGCTGGATCCGGACAGTATCCACGGCACCCAGGACGAGGATGTGAAGCTGAAGTGCTTTGACAACCTCCTGCGCAGCCAAGGCCTGAACAAACACTCCGGACCGGCAGACTAGTTGAGGAGCAGCCACGTGTTGGACAACAGCATTCGGGACGGGTCGCTGAGCCGCTTTCGGCGAGCTGTCGTCACCGGAGGAGGCGGCTTCGTCGGCTCGTACGTCGCCGAGCAGCTCCTCGACTCCGGCCTGGACGTCATCTGCGTCGACAACTTCTCCACCGGGCACCCCAGCTACATCGAGCACCTGCGGGACCGGCCCGGCTTCACACTGTTGGAGGCCGACGTCACCGAGGAGTTCGAGGCGCCGGAGGGAATCGACCTCGTGCTTCACCTCGCCTCACCCGCGTCGATACCGGAGTTCGCGCGGCTCCCCATCGAGACGATGCTGGTGGGCAGTGCCGGCACCTACCACACGTTGCGCCTGGCGCACCGACACGGGGCGAGGTATGTGCTCGCGTCGACCTCGGAGATCTACGGAGATCCGCAGCAGCACCCCCAGAGCGAACAGTACTGGGGAAATGTCAACCCGATCGGCGCCCGTTCGGTCTACGACGAGGCGAAGCGTTATGCCGAGGCGATGACCGTCGCGTACGGCAGCAAGTTCGGCGTGAGTGTGGGAATCGCCCGCATCTTCAACAGCTACGGTCCTCGCATGCGGCCCGACGGCCGGGTGATCTCAGGCTTCGTCGCGCAGGCCGTCGCGGGCCTGCCGCTGCGGATCCACGGCGACGGCGCGCAGACCCGATCGCCCTGCTTCGTCGAGGACACTGCCCGCGGCATCCTCGCGATCGCGGCGAGCGACTACCAGCGGCCCATCAACATCGGCAACACCGAGGAGGTCACGATCCACGACCTGGCTCTCATGATCCGCAAGGTCGCCGGCAGTTCCTCGCCGATCGAGTACGTCGCGGCGGACGAGGACGACCCCCGACAGCGCTGTCCCGACATCACTCTGGCGAAACAGGAACTGGGCT is a window of Micromonospora polyrhachis DNA encoding:
- a CDS encoding thiamine pyrophosphate-binding protein; its protein translation is MKTQSLSFVADTLATSGPVDARSVLRCFQHPDGSPDTLRCALLLAGGRTHSEHLLGEALLGRVDHEEAAGAVARNVVSQILGWRTRLTGAEVVAGLLAAAGVARIFIYAGTSELALGDAIDRVDGLQLSNGRGDKESAFMAAGASLLEPNRGVAVLHGARGLTNAMGAVADARRSEVGTLYIVGLPSTGSARFLPPHGESGLLAGLSGLVDWHWQAGPVPADPEGCGREARHFVHQFRQALAFSARAPYRPAVFGIPQDAAEQRWLPLDALVSPATAEPPPTVDRSDLKDAVEEMMRADLKDAVEEMMRAERPLFIVDDYALRHTGIRPALDQISTDLGAPVLQVRYRRGPMLFERLRQDEVRNFVGWLDPFHPAHRDLLDQCDLVVTVEDRNIYERVVGALPECRKIAVNTDPGKVLKNEYLQEKDLLVVGDPARVLRDATELFQERRAATRAPWFGPDARTPAPATVEPVSASVQHGRRAVVRALADVLAGWERPALVDDSQMFGGLIAEHYDDLPSGLRVFGGHGAFVGSGLSYATGLAIATDGVRVMCTLGDQAFTNSFQGLVAAVQERARILYIVCNNGESVSLKKQGVASYGDLSRTYLSNVQGLRYHAVAQAIGVHTEEVAVPIGGPAEEVDAGLRRLSEALGKAAAVDGPSLVELVLPSAPEVWAGIWLTQGFEQARAGNRDPDPARAR
- a CDS encoding glycosyltransferase; this translates as MLGVRPSDPEVLATAVADILVVAADPECARSCLFLWEKARPWVEAAVDRVKANKDEEVRSLGERLLDAPADPARYHAFKQALLARSEDPTMTEVFEAAWEAECVNRLGHHLGSRYVDDGAPQVTADDLRSLSPVAPPASGPEADVLIVIPFQDRDTGEVRLRNLLACLLTLRDQSYPRDRYRVVVVESDDVPRYRDLIEPLVDEYVFAPKSGIFNKSWAVNVGVMNAAGPTKVVCILDGDVLADREFIARNAARFQNPGTGGHLTYRNMFCLSDVATSIAIRQRLVHGAGQADPETLRGFMLRRPPGCCVWARISTFRRIGGMDERYEGWGGEDNDFAYRMDINSSFDTYQDWLLHMAHPAASVLTEDGELPNSAIPGLSWRPTEPIGRIDRFVAADLSGTPN
- a CDS encoding gluconeogenesis factor YvcK family protein, with the translated sequence MTNPGVANERPRVVVIGGGRGLTAAVRAARMYAGHVTMVVSTADDSGSSGRLRGSMGIAAPGDLRRCLVAMAGREDDPVGRAFEYRFDGTDIDGHALGNLLLAGLTAVCGDFLGAIEETSRLLGIDPAVAQALPSTVDLVDLHATTVDGTEVVGQYAVSKTAGIERVALYPKDVRAPESAVAAILGADQIVLGPGSLYTSVLAAALVKDIQSALAATTARMVYVCNLEPEDAETRGYDVAEHVAALITHGVEPDVVLVNRDCVLPMGNVTIDVVEAALARPDSDVHDSDKLAAALTVLT
- a CDS encoding GDP-mannose 4,6-dehydratase, whose translation is MDNSIRDGSLSRFRRAVVTGGGGFVGSYVAEQLLDSGLDVICVDNFSTGHPSYIEHLRDRPGFTLLEADVTEEFEAPEGIDLVLHLASPASIPEFARLPIETMLVGSAGTYHTLRLAHRHGARYVLASTSEIYGDPQQHPQSEQYWGNVNPIGARSVYDEAKRYAEAMTVAYGSKFGVSVGIARIFNSYGPRMRPDGRVISGFVAQAVAGLPLRIHGDGAQTRSPCFVEDTARGILAIAASDYQRPINIGNTEEVTIHDLALMIRKVAGSSSPIEYVAADEDDPRQRCPDITLAKQELGWEPQVPLAEGLRRTVDDAVQARRSTNPGVSTGEQEREEG